From a region of the Aeoliella mucimassa genome:
- a CDS encoding IS4 family transposase has protein sequence MAAALLWAWSDEQTLTERFFVVRKILLCLDKEQQQLATSYQAFIKILRRWTKPLAALLQSVLQQRMQATLTDCWLTAGYLVFAVDGSRLELPRTRSHEQAYSTIRHARRVKNSRYKRRQAKDAKKVNSPQLWLTTMWHIGTGLPWDWRVGPGDSSERVHLREMLTSLPAGALITADGGFMGYEGLQAIIKSGRHVLLRVGANVRLLKQLGYVREWTGTVYLWPDRESKRGNEPLVLRLVVATDGKQPVYLVTNILSRRELSDKQVIALYARRWGIELFYRHLKQTFHRRKLLSREAENAKLEITWSLFGLWAMSLFALVEAMKQGITPAKLSFAKLLLAFRRTMRDYLHPTEKNERLCERLRQAIIDSYKRANKTSRNYPRKKQAKPPGVPQLLTATKTQALRAKQIKPVLRKGLTA, from the coding sequence ATGGCAGCCGCGCTGTTATGGGCCTGGTCGGACGAGCAGACTCTCACCGAGCGTTTTTTCGTTGTGCGTAAGATACTACTCTGCCTCGATAAAGAGCAACAGCAACTGGCCACTTCCTACCAAGCCTTCATAAAAATCCTTCGTCGCTGGACGAAGCCGCTCGCCGCGTTGTTGCAGTCAGTGCTGCAACAACGGATGCAAGCGACGCTGACCGATTGCTGGCTCACCGCGGGATACCTCGTATTCGCGGTCGATGGTAGTCGCCTTGAATTGCCTCGCACCCGCTCGCACGAACAAGCCTATTCGACGATTCGTCACGCACGACGGGTAAAGAACAGTCGCTACAAGAGACGGCAGGCCAAAGATGCGAAGAAAGTCAACTCGCCTCAACTCTGGCTCACAACGATGTGGCACATCGGTACGGGATTGCCGTGGGACTGGCGGGTCGGACCTGGTGACAGTAGCGAACGTGTCCACTTGCGGGAGATGCTCACTAGCTTGCCAGCCGGGGCTTTGATAACGGCCGATGGCGGATTCATGGGGTACGAAGGGCTGCAAGCGATTATCAAAAGTGGCCGACACGTCCTGCTGCGAGTGGGAGCCAATGTGCGGTTGCTGAAACAGCTTGGTTATGTACGGGAATGGACCGGCACGGTCTATCTATGGCCCGATCGGGAATCGAAGCGTGGCAACGAACCGCTCGTGTTGCGACTGGTGGTCGCTACGGATGGCAAGCAGCCGGTCTACCTGGTTACCAATATCCTTTCTCGGCGTGAATTGAGCGACAAGCAGGTGATTGCATTGTATGCACGTCGCTGGGGCATCGAACTATTCTATCGCCATCTCAAGCAGACCTTTCACCGTCGAAAACTCCTCTCTCGCGAAGCCGAGAACGCCAAGCTCGAAATCACCTGGTCGTTGTTCGGCTTATGGGCGATGTCGCTGTTCGCGTTGGTCGAAGCGATGAAGCAAGGCATCACACCAGCAAAGTTGAGTTTCGCCAAGCTGCTGTTGGCGTTTCGCCGCACGATGCGTGATTACCTGCATCCAACGGAGAAAAACGAACGCCTGTGCGAGAGGCTTCGCCAAGCCATCATCGACAGCTACAAGAGAGCAAACAAAACCAGCCGCAACTACCCACGAAAAAAACAAGCCAAACCGCCAGGAGTACCACAACTGCTCACTGCTACCAAGACACAGGCCCTGCGAGCAAAGCAAATCAAACCAGTACTACGAAAAGGGTTAACGGCGTAG
- a CDS encoding thioredoxin domain-containing protein: MAPTRPDSGSQPTGEDLRAAVDAVLSGEAPTNEQHPSIGCNIKWIAGQEPDYFG; encoded by the coding sequence GTGGCACCCACCCGCCCCGACAGCGGCAGCCAGCCGACCGGCGAGGATCTGCGGGCGGCGGTCGACGCGGTGCTCAGCGGCGAGGCTCCCACCAACGAGCAGCACCCGAGCATCGGTTGCAACATCAAGTGGATCGCCGGCCAGGAGCCCGACTACTTCGGGTAA
- a CDS encoding GNAT family protein — MANVSIIPVSSRREQREFIDLPWQLYRGDPNWVPPLRLEQKGLVGFRRHPFYQTGKVKTFLAQRDGETVGRVAAIVNQVHNDWYKDKLGFFGFFESVDDPDVAVPLLEQAGDWLRSQGMTGVRGPTNPSINYEWGLLIDGFDTPPMFMMTYNRTYYPRLIEAAGFEKVHDMYAYYGHVSMLGSMSEKHRMIDEGIRERFGVKLRPMDRKNFRAEVEMFLNIYNKALSATWGFVPLTEAEMSTLAGQLKHMIVPDLTLVAEVEGKPIGVIFGLLDYNGRIREMDGRLFPFRFLKLLTRRKEIKRMRVVSANVLPEYQNWGVGITLARGLIEPTLRHGIEEAEFSWVLESNDLSRKTIEKAGGKKYKTYRIYEKSLD; from the coding sequence ATGGCAAACGTAAGCATCATACCGGTTTCCAGTCGCCGCGAGCAGCGCGAGTTCATCGACCTTCCTTGGCAACTCTACCGAGGCGACCCCAATTGGGTCCCTCCGTTGCGGCTCGAGCAGAAGGGGCTCGTCGGTTTTCGCCGGCACCCGTTCTACCAAACAGGCAAGGTAAAGACCTTTCTCGCCCAGCGCGATGGCGAAACCGTCGGCCGGGTCGCGGCCATCGTAAACCAGGTGCACAACGACTGGTACAAGGATAAGCTTGGCTTCTTCGGCTTTTTCGAGTCGGTCGACGATCCGGATGTCGCGGTGCCGTTGCTCGAGCAGGCCGGCGACTGGCTTCGCTCCCAGGGGATGACCGGCGTTCGCGGGCCCACCAACCCCTCGATCAATTACGAGTGGGGGCTGCTGATCGATGGATTCGATACGCCGCCGATGTTCATGATGACCTACAACCGTACCTACTACCCGCGGCTGATCGAAGCGGCCGGCTTCGAAAAAGTGCACGACATGTATGCCTACTACGGCCATGTCAGCATGCTCGGATCGATGAGCGAAAAGCATCGCATGATCGACGAAGGCATTCGCGAACGCTTCGGCGTGAAACTCCGCCCGATGGATCGCAAGAACTTCCGGGCGGAAGTCGAGATGTTTTTGAACATCTACAACAAAGCGCTCTCGGCAACGTGGGGATTTGTGCCACTGACCGAAGCCGAAATGAGTACCCTCGCAGGCCAGCTGAAGCACATGATCGTGCCCGACCTCACCCTGGTTGCCGAGGTCGAAGGAAAACCGATCGGCGTGATCTTTGGCCTGCTCGATTACAACGGTCGCATCCGCGAGATGGACGGGCGGCTATTCCCCTTCCGCTTCCTCAAGCTGCTGACGCGCCGCAAAGAAATCAAACGCATGCGGGTGGTCAGCGCGAACGTGTTGCCGGAGTATCAAAACTGGGGGGTCGGTATCACGCTCGCCCGCGGGTTGATCGAGCCGACGCTCCGCCATGGAATCGAGGAAGCCGAGTTCTCGTGGGTGCTCGAATCGAACGACCTGTCGCGGAAGACCATCGAGAAAGCAGGCGGAAAAAAATACAAAACTTATCGTATCTACGAGAAGTCGTTGGACTAA
- a CDS encoding NAD-dependent epimerase/dehydratase family protein encodes MPRCLVTGATGFIGPRLVPVLQAAGGDVACLVRPTADTSRLEPLGVQLVTGDVTKPETLDAAVAGVDFVFHLAGRVFAPSYEKFAQVNVAGCSNIAAACAMQANPPVLVVASSLAAAGPSPASGAHTERNEAAPISNYGRSKLDGELAAREWAAEVPTTIVRPPVVFGQGDSAGLVLAKGIQRTGLHIVHRPGLPLSLVHADDLSQALLLVARHGERLDPTDPRGTGLYYAADPTVSSYTEMGQMIADALEQRLRVIRVRKWAMAVAGTVGELTGRLRGKESPLNLDKFREGTASGWVASPEKLMNQTAFAPAKSLAEHYRDTIDWYRKKGWLAK; translated from the coding sequence ATGCCTCGTTGTTTGGTTACTGGAGCGACTGGATTCATCGGACCGCGGCTGGTGCCGGTGCTGCAAGCAGCCGGCGGCGATGTCGCCTGTTTAGTGCGGCCAACGGCTGACACGAGCCGACTGGAGCCGCTCGGCGTGCAGCTCGTGACCGGCGACGTGACGAAACCCGAAACCCTCGACGCGGCCGTCGCGGGGGTCGATTTCGTGTTCCACCTCGCGGGGCGGGTGTTTGCTCCGTCGTACGAGAAGTTTGCCCAGGTTAACGTCGCGGGGTGCAGCAACATCGCAGCAGCCTGTGCGATGCAGGCGAACCCGCCGGTGCTGGTGGTCGCTAGCTCGCTCGCGGCCGCGGGGCCTTCGCCTGCTTCCGGCGCTCACACCGAGCGGAACGAAGCGGCGCCGATCTCGAATTACGGTCGCAGCAAACTCGACGGCGAGCTGGCCGCCCGCGAGTGGGCCGCCGAAGTGCCAACGACCATCGTGCGGCCGCCGGTGGTGTTCGGCCAAGGCGACAGCGCCGGGCTGGTGCTGGCCAAAGGCATCCAGCGCACCGGACTGCACATCGTGCATCGGCCAGGGCTGCCGCTCTCGTTGGTGCATGCCGACGATCTATCGCAGGCGTTGTTGCTGGTCGCCCGCCATGGCGAGCGACTCGACCCGACCGACCCTCGCGGCACCGGACTCTACTACGCGGCCGATCCCACGGTTTCGTCCTACACCGAGATGGGCCAGATGATCGCCGACGCACTCGAACAACGCCTGCGAGTGATTCGGGTCCGCAAATGGGCCATGGCCGTCGCTGGCACCGTGGGGGAACTCACGGGACGACTCCGCGGGAAGGAGTCGCCGCTGAACCTCGACAAATTCCGCGAAGGTACCGCGTCGGGCTGGGTGGCTTCGCCGGAGAAACTGATGAACCAAACCGCCTTCGCGCCGGCCAAATCATTGGCCGAGCATTATCGCGACACCATCGACTGGTATCGAAAGAAGGGTTGGCTAGCAAAGTAA
- a CDS encoding carboxypeptidase-like regulatory domain-containing protein, with protein MIRSSRLGYTVRIVTVMALLTGQQVIAAPPVEQAPQVEEAASSVDVALSEGGVLQGYVVDAQGVPAMGIEVKLTAPDGQMVSTISDHKGRFGYRGLAGAAYQLETENGVVACRAWTAEAAPPRAATSLLVVHDDTLVRGQWSAPPMVNHTTGRLKRAFTNPFFVATVVGAAIAIPVAIHNANDDSSS; from the coding sequence ATGATTCGCTCGTCGCGATTGGGTTACACGGTTCGGATAGTTACTGTCATGGCGCTGCTTACCGGGCAGCAGGTCATCGCTGCTCCCCCTGTGGAACAGGCACCGCAAGTCGAGGAAGCCGCTTCTTCGGTGGATGTCGCACTGAGCGAAGGTGGTGTGCTGCAAGGCTACGTGGTCGACGCCCAAGGCGTGCCCGCCATGGGCATCGAAGTCAAACTCACCGCGCCCGATGGCCAGATGGTCTCGACAATCTCCGATCACAAAGGACGCTTCGGCTACCGAGGTCTCGCCGGAGCGGCTTATCAGCTCGAAACCGAAAACGGAGTGGTTGCCTGCCGTGCTTGGACCGCCGAAGCGGCTCCGCCGCGAGCAGCCACCAGCTTGCTGGTCGTGCATGACGATACGCTGGTCCGCGGCCAATGGTCGGCTCCTCCCATGGTGAACCACACTACCGGGCGGTTGAAGCGGGCCTTCACCAACCCGTTCTTCGTTGCCACTGTGGTGGGTGCTGCGATTGCCATCCCCGTAGCGATTCACAACGCGAACGACGACTCGAGCAGCTAA
- a CDS encoding carboxypeptidase-like regulatory domain-containing protein, with the protein MKLITLQRLAAAIACMGMIVPSAALAAEPQVQPVQQVQKAPVSLDVALDAQGNFKGQLVDAQGVAQKGVEVAMLYNGREVTRSVTDEQGKFAAPVLRGGQYEVVAQGQVASYRVWNAGQAPPMARPAALMITNADVVNGQFGTLGYGGGVLNWMQAHPLIVAGAVVTAIAVPVAITASDDDSSS; encoded by the coding sequence ATGAAACTCATTACGCTACAGCGTTTGGCTGCTGCGATTGCGTGCATGGGAATGATCGTTCCCAGTGCCGCGCTGGCTGCCGAACCCCAAGTTCAACCTGTTCAACAAGTGCAAAAAGCACCCGTTAGCTTGGACGTCGCCCTCGACGCTCAAGGTAACTTCAAAGGCCAGCTGGTCGACGCCCAGGGCGTTGCTCAGAAGGGTGTTGAAGTCGCCATGCTGTACAATGGTCGCGAAGTCACTCGTTCGGTTACCGACGAGCAGGGCAAGTTCGCTGCCCCTGTTTTGCGCGGCGGTCAGTACGAAGTGGTTGCTCAAGGTCAAGTTGCCAGCTATCGCGTGTGGAACGCCGGCCAGGCACCTCCAATGGCTCGCCCTGCTGCGTTGATGATCACCAACGCCGACGTGGTAAACGGCCAGTTCGGCACTCTCGGCTACGGTGGTGGCGTCCTCAATTGGATGCAAGCTCACCCGCTGATCGTCGCCGGTGCAGTGGTTACTGCCATTGCCGTTCCGGTTGCGATTACCGCTTCGGACGACGATTCGAGCAGCTAA
- a CDS encoding tyrosine-protein phosphatase — MSTGWSDIHCHLLPGIDDGAADADEALKMARIAVEQGTSTIVVTPHQLGIWRQNEASDIRRRTNELQELLNAHQIPLVVLPGGEIRIEDDMPQLLDADVLMTLGDHKRHVLVEQPFEIYFPLEPIAQLLKQRGLVGILAHPERNRGIMAQPGLVGELVDAGWLVQVTTGSLTGAFGPKCQQLAEEFVRSGCSHFLSTDAHGPKSRRPLFRDAYQRATELAGEEAALAMCRDNPRRVAEGREVNPGRLMVKPPSRGWRFWKRVG; from the coding sequence ATGTCTACTGGCTGGTCCGATATCCATTGTCACTTGCTTCCCGGCATCGACGACGGCGCTGCCGACGCCGACGAAGCCTTGAAAATGGCTCGTATTGCCGTGGAGCAAGGCACCTCGACCATTGTGGTCACCCCGCATCAGTTGGGCATCTGGCGACAGAACGAGGCCAGCGACATTCGCCGCCGGACTAACGAGCTGCAGGAGCTACTGAACGCCCATCAGATTCCGCTCGTTGTTCTTCCTGGCGGTGAGATCCGCATCGAAGACGATATGCCTCAGCTGCTCGATGCCGACGTGCTCATGACCCTCGGCGACCACAAGCGGCATGTGCTGGTCGAGCAACCATTCGAAATCTATTTTCCGCTTGAGCCGATCGCCCAGCTGCTTAAACAGCGAGGTCTGGTTGGCATCCTGGCCCACCCCGAACGCAATCGCGGCATCATGGCCCAGCCCGGTTTGGTGGGCGAGCTGGTGGACGCAGGGTGGTTAGTTCAGGTGACCACTGGCAGTTTGACCGGTGCGTTTGGACCCAAGTGCCAGCAACTGGCCGAAGAGTTTGTTCGCTCGGGCTGCTCGCATTTTCTCTCAACCGACGCACATGGGCCAAAGTCCAGGCGGCCGTTGTTCCGAGATGCCTATCAGCGGGCGACCGAATTGGCCGGCGAAGAGGCAGCGCTCGCGATGTGTCGCGACAACCCACGCCGAGTGGCCGAAGGTCGCGAAGTGAATCCCGGTCGTTTGATGGTCAAACCGCCCTCGCGCGGATGGCGATTCTGGAAAAGGGTTGGCTAG
- a CDS encoding DNA translocase FtsK, with product MFENRNRQLDVAALALVAITLLVGLSLITYHRSDPCTLAGESVSMVYPPAESPQNACGRLGAVLAYQMLDKFGIGAYFVLGSLIVVTGLTLLQRSVNQWLIRSVGWGLTLVAICTLASLLLPNWTPGPVVGAGGYLGAMGRAWLQVNFAQAGALIFTFSVLAAGLLLCTDYLVLQVAATTTKVSGRSLATLGRATTSSLRPKTDLENGVQLEDEEEYETDEYEYEDEGEWEEDYEDEEEEDADSAPLTVRTPGDKQSEAADTAEAEEQAAKSATKSPLGRVASRIASALSGEAKPDESEEVPAEEEAAEQESTPAAQQDTDEQTGPRLKKPRQKSERESIIEQLEAADMGHEPKANYELPSVELLLLPEDISYEEHEKEVRRKAKILERTFKNFGFNVRVVEIETGPVIAQYEVQLEAGLRLSKITGLADDLAIALRVPSVRIVAPIPGKNTVGIEVPNETRQLVRLREVIEETNGKASRMKIPVYLGKDVAGNPMIVDLTSMPHLLIAGRTGTGKSVCLNTIIVSMLMSRGPDEVRMLMIDPKMVELSGYRKLPHLMHPVVTDMKKAEAILAWAVDKMEERYTLLARAGVRHVSVYNQLGEEELRDRIEPTSESEWEEIPKQLPFIVIVADEMADLMMTAGKDVEQHIIRLAQKSRAVGIHLILATQKPTVDVITGLIKSNLPARLAFQVASRTDSRVVLDEMGAEKLLGNGDMLFLSPGTSMLLRGQGTYLSDDEITRVVDFVGTDEPQFAGELMQLKTKEEVEATAGSLKNRDELYEAAIEVVVTEGRGSVSLLQRALGIGYGRAARLIDFMAEDGIVGQYNGSQAREVTITMEEWEAMKAGGDESSEPPPAPEPAPKRTNRIAFSSDDQAEQNGETPVELLDSPPAKIAAEEEEDEEEYEEEYEDDEPYDEEEYDDEGAWDEEDSADDAPEEEAYEEEYEEDQGEWEESDEECDEAEDEREPVA from the coding sequence ATGTTTGAGAATCGCAATCGCCAACTCGATGTGGCAGCGCTCGCGCTGGTGGCCATTACGTTGTTGGTGGGCCTGTCGCTTATTACCTACCATCGCAGCGACCCCTGCACGCTCGCCGGGGAGTCGGTAAGTATGGTCTACCCGCCGGCCGAATCGCCGCAGAACGCGTGCGGTCGACTGGGAGCGGTGTTGGCCTACCAGATGCTCGATAAGTTTGGCATCGGTGCCTACTTTGTGTTGGGATCGTTGATTGTCGTCACCGGTTTAACGCTGCTCCAGCGCTCTGTGAATCAGTGGCTCATTCGTTCCGTTGGCTGGGGGCTCACTCTGGTGGCCATCTGCACGCTGGCATCGTTGCTGCTGCCGAATTGGACTCCCGGCCCGGTTGTCGGTGCTGGAGGATACCTGGGAGCAATGGGGCGAGCCTGGCTACAAGTTAACTTTGCCCAGGCGGGGGCCCTGATCTTCACCTTCTCGGTGCTTGCAGCAGGTCTGTTGCTCTGCACTGATTACCTTGTGTTGCAAGTCGCAGCGACTACGACCAAAGTCTCCGGGCGAAGCCTGGCCACCTTGGGGCGGGCGACCACCAGCTCCCTGCGCCCGAAAACCGACCTCGAAAACGGCGTGCAACTCGAAGACGAAGAGGAGTACGAGACCGACGAGTACGAATACGAAGACGAGGGAGAGTGGGAAGAGGACTACGAAGACGAGGAAGAGGAGGATGCCGATTCCGCCCCGCTGACGGTCCGCACGCCCGGCGATAAGCAGTCGGAAGCCGCCGACACCGCTGAGGCCGAAGAACAAGCCGCCAAGTCGGCTACCAAGAGCCCCTTGGGACGAGTTGCCAGCCGCATTGCCTCGGCTTTGTCGGGCGAGGCCAAGCCCGACGAATCGGAAGAGGTGCCCGCCGAGGAAGAAGCAGCCGAGCAAGAGTCGACGCCAGCCGCCCAGCAGGACACCGACGAGCAAACAGGGCCGCGACTCAAGAAACCCCGTCAAAAGAGCGAACGCGAATCGATCATCGAGCAACTCGAAGCGGCCGACATGGGGCACGAGCCCAAGGCCAATTACGAACTGCCCTCGGTTGAGCTGCTGCTGCTTCCGGAAGATATTTCGTACGAAGAGCACGAGAAGGAAGTCCGTCGCAAGGCGAAGATCCTCGAACGCACCTTCAAGAACTTTGGGTTCAACGTGCGGGTGGTCGAAATCGAGACCGGACCTGTGATTGCGCAGTACGAAGTACAGCTCGAAGCAGGGCTGCGGCTTTCGAAGATCACCGGCCTGGCCGACGATCTGGCCATTGCGCTGCGGGTGCCGAGTGTGCGTATCGTGGCGCCGATCCCCGGCAAAAATACCGTGGGTATCGAAGTGCCCAACGAAACCCGGCAATTGGTTCGCTTGCGTGAGGTCATCGAAGAGACCAATGGCAAAGCCAGTCGGATGAAGATACCGGTGTACTTGGGCAAAGACGTGGCCGGCAATCCGATGATTGTCGACCTGACTTCGATGCCTCACCTGTTGATCGCGGGCCGAACCGGTACCGGTAAGAGTGTGTGTCTCAACACCATTATCGTCTCGATGCTGATGAGCCGCGGCCCCGACGAGGTGCGGATGCTGATGATCGACCCGAAGATGGTCGAATTATCGGGCTATCGCAAGTTGCCGCACTTGATGCATCCAGTGGTGACCGACATGAAAAAGGCCGAGGCCATCCTGGCCTGGGCGGTCGACAAAATGGAAGAACGCTACACGTTGCTCGCCCGCGCAGGGGTGCGTCACGTGAGCGTTTACAATCAGCTTGGCGAGGAGGAGCTGCGCGACCGCATTGAACCGACGAGCGAGTCGGAGTGGGAGGAGATTCCCAAGCAGCTTCCGTTCATCGTGATCGTGGCCGACGAAATGGCCGACCTTATGATGACCGCCGGCAAGGACGTCGAGCAGCATATTATCCGCTTGGCCCAAAAGAGCCGGGCGGTCGGTATCCATTTGATTCTCGCCACTCAGAAACCAACGGTCGACGTCATCACCGGTTTGATCAAAAGTAACCTGCCCGCCCGTCTTGCCTTCCAAGTTGCCAGCCGCACGGATAGTCGCGTGGTTCTCGACGAAATGGGAGCGGAAAAGCTGCTGGGCAATGGCGACATGCTGTTCCTCTCGCCAGGCACGAGCATGCTGCTGCGTGGGCAAGGAACCTACTTGTCCGACGACGAGATCACTCGCGTGGTCGACTTCGTCGGCACCGACGAACCACAGTTCGCTGGCGAGCTGATGCAGCTCAAGACCAAAGAAGAGGTCGAAGCAACCGCTGGTAGCCTGAAGAATCGCGATGAACTCTACGAAGCAGCCATCGAGGTCGTCGTGACCGAAGGGCGCGGTAGCGTGTCGCTGCTGCAGCGGGCCCTCGGCATCGGCTACGGTCGGGCCGCCCGGCTGATTGACTTCATGGCCGAAGATGGCATCGTCGGCCAGTACAACGGCTCGCAGGCTCGCGAAGTGACCATCACCATGGAAGAGTGGGAAGCGATGAAGGCGGGCGGCGACGAGTCGAGCGAGCCCCCGCCCGCCCCCGAACCAGCACCGAAGCGGACCAACCGCATTGCGTTTAGCTCCGACGACCAGGCCGAGCAAAACGGGGAGACCCCCGTCGAGCTGCTCGACTCCCCGCCGGCCAAGATTGCGGCCGAAGAGGAGGAAGACGAAGAAGAGTACGAAGAGGAATACGAGGACGACGAACCGTACGACGAGGAAGAGTACGACGACGAAGGAGCCTGGGACGAGGAAGACTCCGCGGACGATGCCCCCGAAGAGGAGGCTTATGAGGAAGAATACGAAGAAGACCAAGGGGAGTGGGAGGAATCTGACGAGGAGTGCGACGAAGCGGAAGACGAACGGGAACCCGTGGCGTGA
- the truB gene encoding tRNA pseudouridine(55) synthase TruB → MFGIINVNKPAGWTSRDVVNRVQRLVRPAKAGHAGTLDPLATGVLLVCVGPATRLIDHLQQMPKRYVGTFRMGVTSPSDDTELELTPVPNAAVPELADIEAKLPEFTGDILQRPPAYSAIKIKGRKAYDLAREGKAVDLAPRPVTIYSVRVVRYEHPELVLDIECGSGTYIRSLGRDLAEALGTGAVMSALERTAIGEFQVAESCTPDEIKEQGPEPFLQSAVGAVAKLPRIELTPADVETIHHGRSIHRDGSEHPEWAAIDPNGQLVALLVPRGNGALGPRMVFKPKR, encoded by the coding sequence ATGTTTGGCATTATCAACGTAAACAAGCCGGCCGGCTGGACCTCGCGCGACGTGGTAAACCGCGTGCAGCGGCTTGTACGACCGGCCAAGGCAGGTCACGCCGGCACGCTCGACCCTTTGGCCACCGGGGTGCTGCTGGTTTGCGTGGGGCCGGCTACCCGGCTCATCGATCACCTGCAGCAGATGCCTAAACGCTATGTCGGCACGTTTCGAATGGGAGTCACGAGCCCCAGCGACGATACCGAGCTAGAGCTGACTCCGGTGCCTAATGCCGCGGTTCCCGAGCTGGCCGACATCGAGGCCAAGCTGCCCGAGTTCACCGGCGACATCTTGCAGCGACCACCTGCCTACTCGGCCATCAAGATCAAAGGTCGCAAGGCCTACGACCTCGCCCGCGAAGGCAAAGCAGTCGATTTGGCCCCTCGACCAGTGACGATCTACTCGGTTCGCGTCGTGCGTTATGAGCACCCCGAACTGGTGCTCGATATCGAATGCGGCAGCGGAACCTACATCCGTTCGCTCGGCCGCGACCTGGCCGAGGCGCTGGGAACCGGGGCGGTGATGAGTGCGCTCGAGCGAACCGCTATCGGTGAGTTCCAAGTGGCCGAATCCTGCACGCCGGATGAGATAAAGGAGCAAGGTCCCGAGCCATTTCTGCAGTCGGCCGTCGGGGCGGTCGCCAAGCTGCCTCGTATCGAATTGACACCTGCTGACGTGGAAACCATCCATCACGGGCGGTCGATCCACCGCGATGGTTCCGAGCACCCGGAATGGGCAGCGATCGACCCGAATGGGCAATTGGTCGCTTTGCTCGTTCCGCGCGGCAACGGGGCCCTCGGTCCCCGCATGGTGTTCAAACCGAAACGGTAA
- the rsmG gene encoding 16S rRNA (guanine(527)-N(7))-methyltransferase RsmG: MNETPNPIEVPEFESLAAAVEWLGLDISEDQLAQLDAYRQLLWDWNEKINLTRHTTFAKFAARDLLDTVELAKHLEQGERVLDVGSGGGVPGIPLAILRPDLTVSLCDSVGKKSRVLEDLVANLALPITVYPARAEEVLEVTTQGALVARGVASLKKMLTWLAPHWDAFDRLVLIKGKAWVEERGEARHYGVMKGLQLRRLASYESPLLGESVILSITPAEN; encoded by the coding sequence ATGAACGAAACTCCCAACCCTATTGAAGTCCCCGAATTCGAGTCGCTGGCCGCTGCGGTCGAGTGGCTCGGGCTCGACATTTCCGAAGATCAACTCGCCCAGCTCGATGCGTATCGTCAGCTGCTGTGGGATTGGAATGAAAAAATCAATCTGACCCGGCATACGACGTTCGCCAAGTTCGCCGCCCGCGACTTGCTCGATACGGTCGAACTGGCCAAGCACCTGGAGCAAGGCGAGCGAGTGCTCGACGTCGGTTCCGGCGGCGGTGTGCCTGGCATTCCGCTGGCAATCTTACGCCCTGACCTCACGGTGTCGCTTTGCGATTCGGTTGGCAAGAAGTCGCGGGTGCTAGAAGACCTGGTAGCAAACCTGGCGTTGCCGATCACGGTTTATCCCGCCCGCGCCGAAGAGGTGCTGGAAGTCACCACACAAGGTGCACTCGTCGCCCGTGGCGTGGCGTCGCTCAAGAAAATGCTCACCTGGCTGGCTCCGCATTGGGATGCGTTCGACCGGCTGGTCCTGATAAAAGGGAAAGCTTGGGTAGAAGAACGGGGTGAGGCGAGACATTACGGCGTGATGAAAGGCCTGCAGCTTCGCCGGCTTGCCAGCTACGAGAGTCCCCTACTTGGTGAGAGTGTGATTCTGAGCATTACTCCGGCGGAAAACTAG
- a CDS encoding DUF3467 domain-containing protein, with protein sequence MAETPEKPASETTPPAEGAAQQRARVEVTDKDAICSYANFCRVTGTPEELILDFGLNSQPYGVPSEPVEVKQRIVTNYYTAKRMLQALHMSVQRHEQAFGVLETDVQKRVVTKSQG encoded by the coding sequence ATGGCCGAAACGCCCGAAAAACCTGCTTCTGAAACCACTCCACCCGCCGAAGGCGCTGCTCAGCAACGGGCCCGCGTGGAAGTAACCGATAAGGACGCCATCTGCAGCTATGCGAACTTCTGCCGCGTAACCGGAACACCTGAAGAGTTGATTCTGGACTTCGGCCTGAACTCGCAGCCTTACGGGGTGCCTAGCGAGCCAGTGGAAGTGAAGCAGCGAATCGTCACCAACTACTACACTGCCAAGCGGATGCTGCAAGCATTGCACATGTCGGTACAACGGCACGAGCAAGCTTTCGGCGTGCTGGAAACCGACGTGCAAAAGCGCGTGGTTACCAAGTCGCAAGGCTAA
- a CDS encoding tetratricopeptide repeat protein, with the protein MSTPIELYNEAEKLKAEGKLEEAITKLQAAIEAKPDYSLAHAALAVVYQKLGKHDEAISHAQRNCELEPNDPFSFAAMSVTYQRAYAGTGEMKYIPMAEEAMERSRILQMQQG; encoded by the coding sequence ATGTCCACTCCGATCGAACTCTATAACGAAGCCGAAAAGCTGAAAGCCGAAGGCAAGCTCGAAGAAGCTATCACCAAACTGCAAGCGGCCATCGAGGCTAAGCCAGACTATTCGTTGGCCCACGCTGCCTTGGCGGTGGTGTACCAGAAACTCGGTAAGCACGACGAGGCCATCTCGCACGCCCAACGCAACTGCGAGCTGGAACCGAACGACCCGTTCAGCTTCGCGGCCATGAGCGTAACCTACCAGCGGGCGTACGCGGGTACCGGCGAAATGAAGTACATCCCCATGGCCGAAGAAGCCATGGAACGCAGCCGGATTCTGCAGATGCAGCAAGGCTAG